In Prunus dulcis chromosome 1, ALMONDv2, whole genome shotgun sequence, the following are encoded in one genomic region:
- the LOC117614375 gene encoding TMV resistance protein N-like produces the protein MNKLLDLGENDVRMVGVWGTGGIGKTTIAKAVYNSIAHKFEGSRIIITTRDKQLLTAHDVNLIHEVKILHDPKALELLSWYAFKRSEPPLGDYVKLSERAMRYAQGFPLALKFLGSHLYGGSIHKWQAALDGFQGTEIQEVFKISYNALDDRVKKVFLDITCFFKGTSRNYVTEACELNTRYGIDVLIEKALISVEGSYIQMHDLLEKMGKDIIEQESPTEPGERSRL, from the exons ATGAATAAGCTATTAGATTTGGGGGAAAATGATGTTCGTATGGTAGGGGTATGGGGAACTGGTGGAATTGGTAAGACAACAATTGCTAAAGCTGTTTATAATTCAATTGCCCACAAATTTGAAG GCAGTAGAATTATCATAACAACAAGGGATAAGCAACTGTTAACTGCTCATGATGTTAATTTAATACATGAGGTCAAGATTTTACATGATCCTAAAGCTCTTGAGCTCTTGAGTTGGTATGCCTTCAAAAGAAGTGAGCCTCCTTTGGGTGATTATGTGAAACTTTCAGAACGTGCAATGCGCTATGCTCAAGGCTTTCCTTTGGCTTTGAAATTTCTAGGTTCTCATCTATATGGTGGAAGTATACATAAATGGCAAGCTGCATTGGATGGTTTCCAAGGCACAGAAATTCAAGAAGTTTTCAAAATAAGTTACAATGCCTTGGATGATAGAGTGAAGAAGGTTTTCCTTGACATCACATGTTTCTTTAAGGGTACAAGTAGAAACTATGTGACAGAGGCTTGTGAGCTAAACACTAGATATGGCATTGATGTACTCATAGAAAAGGCCCTCATAAGTGTTGAAGGAAGTTATATTCAGATGCATGACTTACTAGAAAAGATGGGTAAGGACATAATTGAGCAGGAGTCGCCCACTGAACCCGGAGAACGTAGCAGATTGTGA